A genomic window from Nosocomiicoccus massiliensis includes:
- a CDS encoding LysM peptidoglycan-binding domain-containing protein: MKKTVFSVATLTALTGTSLTANAEEVIVKEGDTLWGIANEVGTTVEKLKELNNLNSDLIHPEDVLTYEVEAVEENNGNTYTVKAGDTLWQIALDHGMDLDELFAVNNLSSDLIHPGLVLTVGSQVEAVEEVAQVEEVVEVEAVEEVVEPVVEENEVNEVASGVYHIQAGDTLYSISRATGLSVDELKALNGLTSDHIVAGDVLVLEGNPVVTETVEEVQTEEVVEQVEEVQEVQTEEVAEVENNVQAEAEKAVQEAAAAQAEADRIAAEEAAAAQAEAERVAAEQVAAAQKAEEQRIAAERAEAQRVAKEKAAAEKRAQEEAAKKVQQAQQTQQAPAASAPSVNSSQFAGLSNYYDWGWCTWHVFEKRAALGKPVSNMWGNANNWVNGASANGFAVNNTPSVGAVAQSYAGTNGAGALGHVAVVESINGDGSITISEMGWNGTVGVVSYRTIPASQVSTFNYIH; this comes from the coding sequence ATGAAGAAGACAGTATTTTCAGTAGCAACATTAACAGCATTAACAGGGACATCACTTACAGCAAACGCAGAAGAAGTTATCGTTAAAGAAGGAGATACACTTTGGGGTATCGCTAACGAAGTTGGCACGACAGTTGAGAAGTTAAAAGAGTTAAACAACTTAAACAGTGATTTAATTCACCCAGAAGATGTTTTAACATATGAAGTTGAAGCAGTAGAAGAAAACAACGGTAATACATACACAGTAAAAGCAGGCGACACTTTATGGCAAATTGCTTTAGACCACGGTATGGATTTAGATGAGTTATTCGCAGTAAACAACCTTTCATCAGACTTAATTCACCCAGGACTTGTATTAACAGTTGGATCACAAGTTGAAGCGGTTGAAGAAGTCGCACAAGTTGAAGAAGTTGTTGAAGTTGAAGCAGTAGAAGAAGTTGTAGAGCCTGTAGTAGAAGAAAATGAAGTAAACGAAGTTGCTTCAGGTGTTTACCACATCCAAGCTGGAGACACTTTATACTCAATCTCACGTGCAACAGGACTTTCTGTTGACGAGCTAAAAGCATTAAACGGTTTAACAAGCGATCATATCGTTGCAGGTGACGTACTTGTATTAGAAGGTAACCCAGTTGTTACTGAAACAGTAGAAGAAGTACAAACTGAAGAAGTAGTAGAACAAGTTGAAGAAGTGCAAGAAGTACAAACTGAAGAAGTAGCAGAAGTTGAAAACAACGTTCAAGCAGAAGCTGAAAAAGCAGTACAAGAAGCTGCAGCAGCTCAAGCAGAAGCTGACAGAATTGCAGCTGAAGAAGCAGCAGCGGCTCAAGCAGAAGCTGAAAGAGTAGCAGCTGAACAAGTAGCAGCAGCTCAAAAAGCTGAAGAACAACGTATTGCAGCAGAGCGTGCAGAAGCACAACGTGTTGCTAAAGAAAAAGCAGCAGCTGAAAAGAGAGCTCAAGAAGAAGCAGCTAAAAAAGTACAACAAGCACAACAAACACAACAAGCACCAGCAGCTTCAGCACCATCTGTAAATAGTTCACAGTTTGCTGGTTTATCTAACTACTATGACTGGGGATGGTGCACATGGCACGTATTTGAAAAACGTGCGGCACTCGGTAAACCTGTCAGCAACATGTGGGGCAACGCAAATAACTGGGTAAACGGAGCAAGTGCGAATGGATTTGCTGTTAACAACACACCATCAGTTGGAGCAGTTGCACAAAGTTATGCAGGTACAAACGGAGCAGGTGCATTAGGTCACGTTGCAGTTGTCGAATCAATCAACGGCGACGGATCAATCACAATCTCAGAAATGGGTTGGAACGGTACTGTAGGTGTTGTAAGCTACCGTACAATTCCAGCATCACAAGTATCAACATTTAACTACATTCACTAA
- a CDS encoding IS1182 family transposase — protein sequence MLGKSLNSRDQIEFVAISDLVPKDHLLRKVDAVLDLNFVYDSVKDRYCLDNGRPGIDPVILVKIVLIQHLFGIKSMRQTIREIDTNVAYRWYLGFGFHDKVPHFSTFGKNYARRFSDGQLFDEIFEHILEIAMSHGLIDTSALYIDSTHIKANANRNKYTKETIKKTATFYAEELREEVNDIRLSEGKKLYPPKESNEEKTSRVSKTDPDAGYYVKSEREKQFAYSMHACVDSHGFVLDQHVTPGNIHDSTQLHVSIDRLLEKGYSIQSVAVDAGYKTPANARYLLNKNITPYMPYTRPRGSKDLLKKSEYVYDEYYDVYLCPGGSELTYRRTDKDGYRLYMSDPMKCKECPLLSQCTKSQGKQKVITRHVWQSYIDTVEEIRHTEKGKTEYKKRSQTVERRFGDAKEQHGLRWTRHRGIKKVFRDTTLICACMNLKKLANWLIKEPQLTV from the coding sequence ATGTTAGGAAAATCATTAAATTCACGTGATCAAATAGAATTTGTAGCGATTAGCGACCTCGTACCAAAAGATCATCTACTAAGAAAAGTGGATGCCGTATTAGATTTAAATTTTGTGTATGATTCTGTAAAGGATAGATACTGTTTAGATAATGGTCGACCTGGGATTGATCCAGTAATTCTTGTAAAAATTGTGTTGATTCAACATTTATTTGGTATAAAATCCATGCGACAAACAATTAGAGAAATTGATACAAACGTTGCTTATCGTTGGTATCTTGGTTTTGGATTTCATGATAAGGTGCCACATTTTTCAACCTTTGGAAAGAATTATGCACGTCGCTTTAGTGACGGTCAATTATTTGACGAGATTTTTGAGCATATTTTAGAAATCGCGATGTCTCATGGACTGATTGACACTTCTGCATTATACATAGACTCAACGCATATCAAAGCAAACGCTAATCGTAATAAGTATACGAAAGAAACGATTAAAAAAACAGCGACTTTCTATGCTGAGGAATTACGTGAAGAAGTCAATGACATCCGGTTATCAGAAGGAAAAAAGCTTTACCCTCCAAAAGAATCCAATGAAGAAAAAACGAGTCGTGTTAGTAAAACAGATCCGGATGCAGGATATTATGTAAAAAGTGAGCGTGAAAAACAATTTGCTTACAGTATGCATGCCTGTGTAGATAGTCACGGATTTGTACTTGATCAACATGTGACCCCTGGAAACATTCATGATAGTACCCAACTCCATGTCTCCATCGATCGTTTACTCGAAAAGGGCTATTCCATTCAAAGTGTTGCGGTAGATGCGGGGTATAAAACACCAGCGAACGCGAGATATTTACTTAATAAAAACATTACACCGTATATGCCATATACTCGACCACGAGGTTCAAAGGATTTACTCAAAAAGAGTGAATATGTTTATGATGAATATTATGATGTTTACTTATGTCCTGGCGGTTCAGAACTCACTTACAGACGCACAGATAAGGACGGTTATCGCCTGTATATGTCAGATCCTATGAAATGTAAAGAGTGTCCGTTACTTTCACAGTGTACAAAAAGTCAGGGGAAACAAAAAGTGATTACCCGACATGTATGGCAATCCTACATTGATACAGTCGAAGAAATTCGACATACGGAAAAAGGTAAAACTGAATATAAGAAGAGATCCCAAACCGTCGAACGTCGTTTTGGAGATGCGAAAGAGCAGCATGGACTCAGATGGACACGTCATAGAGGTATTAAAAAAGTGTTCCGAGACACCACGCTTATTTGTGCATGCATGAACTTGAAAAAGTTGGCAAACTGGCTCATCAAAGAGCCTCAACTGACAGTGTAA
- a CDS encoding TlpA family protein disulfide reductase has protein sequence MSKQLKVLVGIVLFALISFSIYQVITFSSELLKDEAANDIKQKPPTNNHAEGQLITEYSFNGVTTDESFDNIIKNNEVTVVNLFASWCNPCRNETPDLNEFYLKDLPDDVELVGLNVQDSSKARDAFIEEFDVQYPIYNMDNDKDFMVGLRLTIIPTTLFINSDGEIVKTYVGEISKKTLDSYIQYVKDE, from the coding sequence GTGAGTAAACAGTTGAAAGTATTAGTTGGCATTGTTCTTTTTGCGCTGATTAGTTTTAGCATATACCAGGTTATTACGTTTTCGAGTGAATTGTTGAAGGATGAAGCAGCAAATGATATAAAACAAAAGCCACCTACTAATAATCATGCGGAAGGTCAGTTGATTACGGAATACTCGTTTAATGGTGTGACGACAGATGAATCGTTTGATAATATTATTAAAAACAATGAAGTAACTGTTGTGAATTTGTTTGCGTCTTGGTGTAATCCATGCCGCAATGAAACGCCAGATTTAAATGAATTTTATTTGAAAGATTTACCAGATGACGTAGAACTTGTCGGGTTAAATGTACAAGATAGTAGTAAAGCACGAGATGCGTTTATTGAAGAGTTTGATGTTCAATATCCGATATACAATATGGACAATGATAAAGACTTTATGGTAGGTCTTCGTTTAACGATCATACCGACAACGTTGTTTATTAACAGTGATGGTGAGATTGTGAAGACATATGTCGGAGAGATTTCTAAAAAAACGTTAGACAGTTACATTCAATATGTAAAGGATGAATAA
- a CDS encoding DUF2198 family protein — MEDVFWYMMAITVPAFTVILFTTITRNRYVAIFLTFIVFAISMYRGYYNSDWIIYLDALSIVIGYIFVEVYNLDSKDDI, encoded by the coding sequence ATGGAAGACGTTTTTTGGTATATGATGGCAATTACTGTACCAGCATTTACAGTGATTTTATTTACGACGATTACGAGAAATCGTTACGTCGCAATATTTTTAACGTTTATCGTATTTGCAATTTCGATGTACCGTGGATACTATAACTCGGATTGGATTATATATTTAGATGCGCTAAGCATTGTGATTGGCTATATATTCGTTGAAGTATACAATTTAGATAGTAAAGATGATATTTAA